TGATGTGTGTTCCCGTGTTTCTGAGGACATGTCATAGTGCCACAGATATTATAGTgttattcaaatgtcaaaatgaatgtaatgagTGTCAGGCATTCAGTGTATGTATGCTGAGTGTCAGCTGTAAAAGGCAAATAGTCTGCATATAAATGCAGATTTCTGTTTATGGTGTTCTGGTTTCCGTTGGTGGTCAGTTTGTAGTCCCAGTAGTATCGACCAATCACGTCTGAGCAGGCTTTGtttgcatgcaggtaaacaaTGCAGGCTGAAATGCAATCTCAGAACCCATCAGCTAtcatctgatgatgatgatttagctttttattagcttattttaaaaaatatatctgcattcatatgcatatatctgtttatagagattagctGAAATGTCGACTGGACCGTCTCAAGTTGCTaatcagactgtaaacaaagaCCGGCGTACAGAAGAGGACGTCTCTGTTTCCTGTTATCCGGAAATAGCTTAATAGTCATCAGAGAGGCAGCAGTCTGTGCTGTTAGATTGATATATGTTGTGATGCagtaacattttgggaaaatacCTTGAGAGCTCTTATTGATAAAAGATCCATACAGGATTGTGTCTTTCTGATTAATCCACCAAATCAAATACTCGACTAATCAAGGTCAAACTTTATTTCGCAGGCTGTAATTTCCCAGAACGTAATGAGCAAATTTAAATCTTttgtccttttcttcttctcatgaACATTTGCAGGTAATACAAAGTTAAATAATGTATGAAAGCACTGCTACagtaacacattttaacatgtttaacttGTTTGTTTCAGACATGTCGTCATTATGGAGCCTGAGACCAGTGCTGACGTCACTGCTTCAAGGCAAGTTTACACCTGCAGTGAATACAAGTTCCTGTCTGATAGAGAAACATATTCAGACCAGTTGGTTACTGGTGCATGTAATGGTCAATTCAGCATAATTACATTTACAGCGCTGATTCCACACAATCATGTGCTGAAATGATTGatagattaatcgattagtcacttgtgatttgcttgaaaaatgacagaaacaattgataatcaaaatagaTGCTCATTGATTTTTGTTGACTGAATTTTGACTCATTGTTTCAGCTCCACCTGTTACTATCTCGTGTAACGAGTACGTGTCGGTTCCTTTACATATAGTTTACAGCAAAACTTTCAAACCTGTGAAACTAATGAAGGTTCAGTGATGTTTGAAGCTTTGAATGACATTAAAGGAGGGTTCAAAATGTTCccagtgtgtgttaaaccagcagtcaggtgtctgtaatcattcctcctgttcatactggatattaaaagatccttcaaatgtgctttcaatggaagtgatggaggccaaaatccacagtgtgtccacacagtcatttaaagtctgtgtgaagcttctattcatcttcatcagtctgagttagtcatatcaagtggatatctgacacatttacagtctttttagcatcaaattccctctttgtgtttcctcggacagtgtttccctgttgagctgcaggtggaagtatagtaacaaaaagagggactttggcactaaaaagactgtaacgttgaaagatatctacttgatttgactgatttggacgctgaagcttcatattagcttcagataaacttttaaatacatttttgtacagaaggaggactgtggattttgtcctccatcacttccattgtaaggtcattatgaagggatcttctaatggtcagtatgaacaggaggaatgattacagcaagaaaaacagctttaatgttcgtttgatgactgactgttggtttaagacacacttgagaaattgtgaactcgtcctttaagataaatataaaactctttttttcatttttaacaagtGAATGACTCGCTCCTCCCTGCAGCGTCCCAGCATGCCTCTGCCTGGACGGGACCCGTCCTCTCCAGGACAATGGCCACCCTCAACCAGATGCACCGCAAGGGGAAGCCCAAACCGCCTCCCAAAACTGTTGGCGCCACTTTCGGCCGCCCCCAGCTGAAGGCGGTGATCCTGAAGACCATGATCCGAAAGCCCAAGAAGCCCAACTCTGCGAACAGGAAGTGCGCTCAGGTGCGGCTTTCTAACGGGAAGGAGGCGGTGGTGTTCATCCCCGGCGAGGGACACAACCTGCAGGAGCACAACGTGGTGCTGGTGCAGGGCGGGCGGACGCAGGACCTGCCCGGCGTCAAACTCACCGTGGTCAGAGGGAAATACGACTGCGCTCACGTGGTGAAGAAGAAACAGTAGAGGAAGTGATGGACACTTGtgtgatgaaaatgtttgtttgttaatgtttaatAAATACATGTACTCTTAATAACATCTGGGTGACTGTCTCAAACTGATCCACTACATGGTCAGAAGTATGTGGACATGGAAAGATGGTGGTTTTGGttcaaaaatgacaacataaaCTGTTGGATTTTGACAGGATGTGAACTTTGGTTTCCCTCATTAAAGTCAGATGTGCTACACGCCAATCCACCATCTGTACTTCCTGTTTTACAACATGAAAGACCTGGAATCATTACTTCAATTCTGGGTTGCTTCAACAATCtcttaaaaacactttttctcaCTTCTCACTAGTGGTACCAAGCTAGCCGTGCAGTTAGTTTACTTacgtatttatttatttggtccAGGTTTGGAGATGTTTATCTGAGATTTCTTCTGCCTCCACCTCATTACAATgaaggtgaatggaatttaatTCATCATAGcactgaaaaataacattttaaaagaattaaCATGAATGTAACACCACAGAACACTGCAGATAGTTTGTTTTGGAACAAAGAAATTAATTCGTACCTACTTTGAGGAAAAGTAGCAAAAGTTTTCCCaaataaaatggtttaaaatcagcaaaatttagatttaaatcaggaactttaaaggacaagttcacaattttcttCACTCCCTCGCTCCTcggttttcctcgctgtaatcattcctcctgttcatactggctattaaaaaaCTCccctcaaatgtgctttcaatgtaagtgaaggaggactgtggattttgtcctccatcacttccactgtaagtgcattatgaagggatcttctaatggtcagtatgaacaggaggaaacaggCTGGATGTAGGATTTTAATATAAAGACAACAATGAAAGTGTTAAATGATGCATGTAGCaatttgtctttcattttattacagactgcaaTGAATATTTAGGAAttagaactgcaacaattaattgattagtcgatagaaaatgaatcgccaactatcttcataattgattaatcattttaaatgcttttttaaagaaaaaatacaaaaattggAAAAAAGCGGGATGGAGATGGAGGAGTGTGTGGTAGGATGATGGAGGAATGTGTGGGGTAGGATGGAGATGGACGACTGCGTGGGTAGGACGATGAAGGAGTTTGTGGGTAGGATGATGAAGGAGTGTGTGGGTAGGATGATGAAGGACTTTGTGGGATAAGATGATGGAGTGTGTGGATAGGATGATGATGGAGTTTGTGGAGTAGGATGGAGATGGAGTGTGTGGGGTAGGATGATGAAGGAGTGTGTGGAGTACGATGGAGATGGAGTGTGTGGAGTAGGATGATGAATGAATTTGTGGGTAGGATGATGAAGGACTGTGTGGAGTAGgatgatgaatgaatgtgtggGGTGGTGGGCCTTCATAGCTGTTTTAACCTGTTGTCACAGCTCTTGTTGTACAGTCTAATGGCAGTGGGCACAAATGAAGcgctaaataaaataataattaaaaaaaatacattaaataaatggAAGATTGACATATTGAAGttaaataaagacattaaaaacactaGTGTTTACAGCCTTCTTACTAGAACAGCATTATCGGCTCATGAGTGTTGTTGCAGTTCATCTTCCGGCCAGCAGCGGCAGCACTGAGCGAACAAGAAGTCATtcaccatctttgatttttacaTTGAATTAATTCGGCACTCAATCAGGTTAACTTGTGTTTTTGCTAATTTAACAACGGCTGACATCGACATGAATCCACCCGACAGACCGCCGAGAAGTTCCTCTTTCCTCTGGTGTGTTTATATTCTGGATATCAAATCGATAAAGACCTTAATTATCGTTAAATGACAGAGCTGGTGGTGTTTCTCTGGTGCAGCCGTCCGGGACCGTCTCTACGTACAGTGACGCCTGCATCGGagctagctagcattagctaccATCTCATCCAGCTAAAGTCAAAGCTGTCGTCTTCTCCTGGAGGATTTTCATACGAAGGAATCGTCTGTTTTTTGGGACGTTTTGTATCGCGTTGGTGTGCTTCTCCTACACAGAAAACTACGGTACGTGTCGGTGTGTTGCAGTGAACGTTAACGCTTTACCGTTAGTTCACAATTAGCAAGCTAACTGGCTGCAAAGGGAGAAATCCTGATATCTGAACGGCTGCATCGATTAACAAGCAGGTTAACGGTGACAAATCACTTTAAATTAATCTAACATTGTGATGCGGTGCTTTAATACTTAATGCAGTGAGGGGTCATAGGCAGACTAATTACGttaatttacatttgagaaCAATGATTAACCGTTAAACCTCAACTGGAGTCGTTAAGCTGCTAACAGTTATGTGTTGCTAAGCAACCACTTTACTGATCAGTTTTCATCAAACACTGTAAAATCAatcatcctgtgtgtgtgatactgTATGATATCTGCCAGTACAGAGGACACTCCTGgttatgtatttaaaaataagttaaatgtatttttaggcTGTTTTTCCTGGTTTGAGCCCCTTAGTTACAAGGAAGGGAAATCTTTATCTTTTAGCTCTAAATTATAAGTACATAAATGCATacataataaatgattgatttttagtttatttattctttatttaatcagacattctcattgagattaagatctctttttcaagagagacccgagaacaagaacacaaacagaaaccacacagtagacacataattaataaaaacatgaaataataaagctttaaaatctcccAGAGGAATGAAAGACTCTAGTTTTAGGTAGTTTGCTGTTTATTCCATTTGAAAGATGAATCAGCGACTAGTTTGATAATCAGTTATTATCAAAACTTCTAAAAACTTTGAATACTTTTgaatctgctgctttttttaacACATAACATTATGATAAAACATGAACTATTTCAGAATCAGAAAAAAGGTTTATTGCACATACAAACCTTGTCGTAATGGTGCACAATCAAAAATAAGAACgtaagagaaaatacaaataaataccaCAAAAGATAGTTGTTCTAAACGTATAAATAagatttataaattaaaaataattaatcgTAGTAAACATAATagaaatatattctaagtgaaaagagctgctgagttttaaaatattgtacaaGAGATTGACTGGGAATGTGCAGTTTTCacagtataacagtataaatGATACATGTAATGTGCAAAtgtaataatgcaaataattgcataaatgtaatgaattaTTGCTCTATTTTGGACAAAATGGTCTAAATTCTGTGCCAAATCCCTCCTCACACTGGCAGGAAGAAAATCCTTTGTTGACAAATATTGAGTccgttatttatttatatttttcaattaaCGGTGTGAATTTTATGCTTTAAAAATGCACATGTGAAATTCATTCTCATATGTGAAGTGTCTGCAAACCAGATGTGACCATAATTACTCCAcatgtgattttaatatttagtgtttttttatattaaatgataaattcaCACAGTAAGTATACGGTATTacatgtctaaaaaaaaaaactggaatcAGTACGGGGGCTCTGAGGCCACCAAACAATCAAACATATTCAAGATTTTTATCCCCAAAACCCCGACATCCCCCCTAAAACACGGTGGACATGAGGTCAGTGTTGTCAGTGGTAGCTGTGGGGTCTGGACAGGATCACCGACCGGTGTCCGACTATCTTTCTTTCAGAGCTCGGAGGCGACCGGACCACcttcaggaggaggagagcatgAGGAGATGAATGGAGTCAAAGTGGAAgcagaccagagaggagaggacggTCAGCAGCTTCCTGCTGAAGGTCGGGGGAACATTTCTAACGTTGGTCTTGTCAAAATCTACTTTGAcacatcttttattattttagtggACATTATGTTTACAAGTAGTTGATTAGCACAGAGTAACTGAGCCACAGAGAACGTGCTCCATGGttgatgtctgtttattttacaatgaaACAGTCGCTGTGTAGTTTGTACTTGATGGAAACTTGGAAGCAGCAGATTACAAACACAGTGAGGCAGGCGGCACTGCTCGCCTTCTGAAGGTTGTGACAAAGTGTAAACTTGATATGTAGATTACTCTTCGAGAAATTAATGTCAGTATCATTTCCTACAGGAGAGGCGACTGTTTCAGACACCGAGAGTCCGTCTACACCAGAGGAACCAGGATTAAAGCACAACAGCCGTCAGTCCAAACGTTGTCACCGCTGTTCAGTATGTGGCAGAGAGTTCTCTCATCCATGCCGCCTGGCAGAACACATGATCACGCACTCTGGAGACAAACCGCACAGCTGCTCCGTGTGCGGGAAGCGCTTCACAAAGAAGATAAACATGGTGGTGCACCAGCGGGTTCATACCGGCGAGAAGCCGTACTCCTGCGCCGACTGCGGGGTCAGCTACGCCCAGCTGGCCTGCCTGCAGAGGCACCGGCTGCGACACGCCGCCGAGAAGCCCCACCACTGCTCGGTGTGCGGCCGCGGCTTCATCCAGCGGCGATATCTCGTACAACACGAACGCACGCACACCGGGGAGAGGCCGTTCACCTGCCAGCTCTGCCCCAAACGCTTCGCCTCCAAGAAGGGCCTCACCGATCACCAGAAAACCCACACGGAGGAGAACCTTCACTCCTGCGCCATCTGCAAGAAGGTTTTCTCCACGCCGTCGTCCTTCAGAGATCACGTAAGGCTCCACACGGGACAGAAGCCTCATCCCTGCTCACTGTGCTGCAAGAGCTTCAACCGGCCGGGTCTGCTGAGGAAACACCTGCAGAAACATGCCGAGGAAAAGACGGCGGTCAAAACTGAAGCTGCTGCCAGCAAGGTGAGTGACGCGTTTACGACTCAACGTGGGTGATGTGTCTAAATGTTTAAAGGATTTAAAGTGTCTCTTAAACCAATCCTAATCCTCACATGCGTCCAATGTAAGTGACGAGAGACAAAATCTGCAAAAAAGTGTCTCCGAGGTCGTTTTTTAACCCTCTAGTGAGTttgttctggtctgaatcagtggatgaactGGTAAAActggttcagtttcttttcacacagaaaaacttttaaGTGAACTAAAATGCGTCACTCGCAGCCAGGTGAGcacattctctcctctcattggtcagatgagtgagaacgtaaacacaggaagaagatcGTATACTTGGTCGTCAGTCCAGGTTggattcattctctggctaGTAGCTTGTAGTCAGACGGAGGTCGGATCACAAACAAACTGAGAACACGTCCTCTAAAGGGTCTGTGTGGTTGTTTTAGTACGATTACTGCGTTCATCAGATCTCCTCAAACACATcagagcaaaggaggaaaaaacaaccaTCCTGCTCACCCAGACTGGACAAGGCAGAACAAGGCAGGGTGGAAAACTGCcttcagtaaaaaataataataataacaataaaaaaagtgaCCCTGTCCTTTTAGAGAAAGTTTgttgcagtttgtgtttttaacctCCAGCACTAATGAATCACTGACACCAACCACAACAGGACAGGAGACACTATTTGAAGGAGCGGGAAACTTTATCTGAAGGGGAAACAAACTTCAGGTCGTACATGTTGAACCGGAGCTGTGTAGACATTAAAATGAGAGGTAGTATGTTAACTACAGCTCTATGAATGCTGGGATGACAGCTGGGGATCGAAGGGTCTGTGTCCGGGTTTGAATACGTGTTTTGAATTTGTGAAGATGCGAAAGGTTCAAGTTAAAACGTCGTGTTCAGTTTAGtgctgcaaataacaattatcttcattatcaGTTCATCTGCAAATTatttctcgattaatcgttttatccataaaatgaaaacaaaacacctgCTATAATATTCCAGAGTCAAAGGCTtccagtccaaaaccccaaaatattcagtttagtatCACGTTTGACAAAGTAAACCTTTAAATCATTgtatttgttgtcattttagCTTGAAAACAATTATTcgactatcaaaatagttgtcgatTAACTTTCTGTTCATCAGctgattgactaatcgtttcCGCTCTAGTTGCTCTTTAACAGAAAGCTTCAGGTCCCGAATGATCTTTTTATCGTCTCGATCACCAGGAGGAAACGCCTCACCGCTGCTTCCTGTGCCAGAAAGACTTCTCCACCGCCGAGAAGCTGCGGCAACACGAGCAGCTCCACCAGAGGGCGCTGCAGTTCGTGTGCGACATCTGTGGCCGAGGTTTCACCAGAGCGTCCAACCTACGGGAGCACGTGAGGTCTCACACCGGAGAGAGACCGTTTCAGTGCGACGTCTGCAAGAAACGCTTCTCCTTACAGAGAGTGCTCAGGAAGCACCAGGAGATCCACAGCAGAGAGGCCCGAAACACCGACAACAGCTCGCTGCCGCCGCCGGGAGCAGACGACCAGGTGACGATCACATGGTCACTATTTACGAGTAATCATCTGATCACACATCACTAGCTCGATAAATGAGTGGATTCATCTGCGTCAGTCACCTCTTATGTGCTGTTTATTCCGGGTAGAGATGTAGGCAGctgctggttttgttttgtgtagattcatgactaaaactgtgagTTCACACAAAGCCACAAACATGCAGACGCATTCTTTCATCAGACCGATAAAGCCGTGTGTACGCATGGTTCAGTCATTGTGGAACTGTGTGTTCATTTCCACTCTCGTTATGAGGCTTAAATGGACGAAGACGCCCTTAACCAGCTGTTCTCATATCAGCTCGCCGCCTGCTGAACCTCTCTGTGGACCTGTCAAGTGCAGTTTCACAGACTTGTGTTGCAGCGGTGAGTTTCTTCAACAGCCAgaacagctgctgttacacaCTTTGCCTGAGAGGTCACAGGAGGCAAATTTACTGACACAGAGCAGAAGGGAAGGAAACACTTAATACCGTAAGATCAAACAGCTGGTAACCGGGAGGTAGGGAGGAAGGGCATCTGCATACAGGATCAGTAGGGGACAGAAACAGTAGGGGGGGACTGCATTCAGACAGGATCATAAAGGTCAAAGCAGCATGGGTCAGAGGCAGGAGTTGTTCCCAGACATCACTTGATTATCAAGTCTCTacccaaatgtgtattttcttcttcataatATTTACTACTAACTAGAGATCTATTAACCCGTCGTTACACGTCCAGGTCATTAATTCATCATCAGCAGTAATAATTCACAcatgtaatcaatgattagtttgtagctcATATCTAAACCTACTTTACAGGATGTaacaactaaggataaaataaaaataaaatgtagattCACGTGTAAATTAATAGAATTATAAATTTAATCACACAAAAATAGTCTATTATATCTATGAATGTGCCTTTTATTGGCATTTTacagtaaacacataaaaatcaacctgaacaaactgtttttactaaaagattcaGTCTCTCACTTTGTTTCATCTCTACCTCATCACATCAGCAgtgaagacccgccctactctgcctctcaTTGGCTCTGACTCTGATACCCTAACCAACAAAGGCAACGAgtaccagccaatcagaggcagagtacgGGGGGCTGAACgcgggtgggaaaaaaaaaacaaaacaaaaccacatcaCATCAGCCTCATATTGCTTTAGAAACACGTTAACGCTGGTCTGAAGTCAGCGTTATAATCTCACCACACGTTCTGCGTTCATTAAGACCAGTTTATGTGCAGGAAACGGTGTCGGTGGGTGTTTATGCGTCCGGCTCCTGGTCACTGCGGTGGGTTTTGACTGACCATGAATGTCAATTCTGTTAGACGCTGGTGATTCTTTTATATTCGTTACTCTCATGaagatccaaaccaacaatgaattgatccatAAAGTATCACGTGAGTCGTGATGTCATCATGTACGTCAGTGTTGTTTTCTCAACTTGTTCCTGCTGCCACCAAGTGGCCAAATAATGTTCTGCAGGTTTAAACGATTAGTCAATGATCACAgctgttgattcatttttttgttgatggACTTATTGACGAAACCACAGCGGTTCTGGAAGCATTTAGTGATGTGATGTAAtgtgtgacagctgacagcgTTCGACTCATCTCACCGCCGCTCTTTGTCACAGAAACCAGACGAGCAGCTCGCCGCCGACGGCAGCGTGGCGGTGGTTTCCGTGGGGGGCGACGGCCTGAACGGGCTGCAGCAGGAGCTGAAGGTCGAGGACGAAGAGGAAGCGGTGCGTTCACTGACCGGTGAGACAAACTCTGAACACACATCAGGTCACATTTGTTCTGCTGCAGCACGAAACGTAACGGAGCGCAGCAGAGAACAGACTTTATTCAAATCAGAGAATCTCATATTTAAACGTGTTTATACACTGAGGATGGACTTTTCAGTGGAAGAGGAGACATCTGTTGTCCAAGCAGGAGAAACGAATATTTACTCGTTCAgaggtttctctctctctgctcctgattgtcatcccattgatcGAAACACCCGACTCATAATTTGCCCTTCAAATAAACTGATAATCCCAGAGGTTCACACACTTTCACCACACAAATATTTAAGATTTgatcagtaaataaatgaacaagtgaaAGGttcttgtctcatttgtttaactgggTTCCATTTATCTAGTTCTAAAGGATTCATAAACTTCCAAGCAGCGCTGTATGTTTCAGCTCCAACTGTTCTCAGTTTCAGGTAAATTACAACAAGTTAACAGGCAGCAGCAATCTGTCATCAACTAACTTTTTATTTGCAGTATTTATTGATCCACTGATTTTAGTTCAGTGTTTCACAACCGTTTCGGCTTCTGACCTTGAAACAAACAGATCCGTCACTGCCAGTCGGACGTCTACTAGTCGTCAACCAAAAggagatttttaaaatattctttacttatttttattttattttaatgagttGTAGTGacccaaaatgtaaaattatctCCTCACCTCATGACCTTCAGATTGTGAGTCACTGGTTTAGTTCATTCAGGTAATGATAAATGTACCTCAACTTCATAGAGACCAAAATTATATTTCTTGTGacaatcaaacaaatcaaaaaaacaaagtttattatgaaacaaatgaaatcagACACATCAGAGCATTAAAATAAACCAACACACACGCTCCTCTAACATCCGCCGACCTGAAGCTTTATTCCTCTGTTGATATTCTCAGACGGCAGCACGAAGAAGCTTCACAGCTGCTCCGTCTGCGGGAAGAGCTACCCGCGACCGTCCCGACTCAAAGAACACTTCAAGATCCACGCCACGGAGAAGCTGCACCGCTGCTCGGTGTGCGGGAAGgccttcaccaccaccaccaacctcCGAGCTCACGAGAAGATCCACATGGCCGACAAACCTCATCCCTGCAGGATCTGCCCCAAGAGCTTCCTGCGGCCGTCGCTGCTGCGCAAACACATGAGGATCCACATCAGGGACGGACTCATAGCCGACCCCGCCGACGGCCTCGACAAGGTGAGTCCAGGTCCTCGAGACACCTGGAGAGAGTAAAGCTTAATGATCAGAAGACAAGCGGGGAGGAGTCCTGCcataaaaagatatatattGTGCACAAAAAGCTAAATGTAGGATTGCAGCTAACTTAATttacaactaattgattaattgtttcgaatcatttttaagaaaaaaaatgtccaaattctctgattccagcttcttcaatgtgaatattttctggtttctttaatctctacgacagtaaactgaatataattGATGACGTCGTctctgggaaacactgatccacagttttcaccattttctgacattttatagtcgtcagattaatcaataatgaaaataattgttagtcgCTGCTCTAAACTAACATCAttgtcaattaatctgcagtttattttctcagttaatcgtTTGGttcataaaacatcagaaaatgtgacgttataaaacattttgtacaaTCAGTCAAAACACAAAGACGTTTAGTTTTctgtaagacaaaaaaaaacaacaaatcctcaAGTTTGAGAACCTGGAAACAACAAattgggcatttttgcttgaaaatgatttaaaagattTATCGATTATCAGattagttgcagattaatttctgTCGGTcgactaattgactaatcattgcagctgtaataATTTGTAAGTGGTTGTTTTTGAGTTTCAGGAGTTCTGGTTAAACATGAAcacggaggaggaggaagaggaggagggaggcatCAGGataaaggaggaggaaggtctGGACGAGCAGGTAAGAAACTCAGCTGTTATTTATATTCTAGAGTTCTTTCGAAGTGCTCGGCTGTCTACGTCTAGCAAACACCATCCGCTGCTGAAGATCATGTCATGTAATTGAAAGCTCTAGAACAGCAACTAAATGGACCTTAGAGTGTCTTCTGTCTAATAATCCTGCAGGACCCGGACGACCTTTCTACAGCTGCAGAGTCCTTCATGGTAAAATCGGAGGAGGGTTTGGTGATGAAGGACAAAGAGGAAGCAGACGTCAGCGGTTTGATCAACTCTGACGGAGAGGAAGAGGACTGGAGACCAGCGCTCATCGGTACGTCTGtaaacctgcagaaacacacttCAGTACAAAGATTTAAGAACTTTTTACTACATTCATAAACATTCATATCATAATGAAGTCCTGACTTCTCATTTTGAACATCTGGATGTGACTGTTTCACAACAAGTATTGATAATATTGCAGCTTCTGTTGTTGAAGAAAACAGTTGCAGCTGTAAATCACCTTCATGTCCTTTGACAGAACAAGATGGCCGCTCAGTGATCCAGGCTGACAGCGGTGGTGACGGCAAGCGGAAACACTGCTGCCCCGTCTGCGGCCGCGACTGCTTCAAGGCGTCGGCGTTGCAGAAACACCTGCGGATCCACTCTGGCGAGCGTCCGTTCCAGTGTCCCACCTGCAGGAAGAGCTTCACCCAGCACGTGCACATGACGGAGCACCAGAGGATCCACACGGGGGAGAAACCTTACACCTGCCCAGACTGCAGCAAGAGCTTCACCTTCTCCAGCGCCCTGCGCCGCCATCAGCGGCTGCACACCGACGCCCGGCCGTACCAGTGCGCCGTCTGCCAGAAGACCTTCAAGCAGCAGAGCTCGCTCAAGAGCCACCAGCTGACTCACTCGGGCGTCCGCTACCAGTGTCCGCTCTGCAGCAAGAGCTTCAGCCGCGCGCTGGAGCTCACCTACCACGTGGATGTGCACTCCGACACGCGGCCGTACTTCTGCAACATCTGCAAGAAGAACCTGAGCGGAGCCAGGATCTTCCGCAACCACATGAAGAAGCACCAGACGCCAAACTCACCGCTC
The sequence above is drawn from the Thunnus maccoyii chromosome 10, fThuMac1.1, whole genome shotgun sequence genome and encodes:
- the mrps12 gene encoding 28S ribosomal protein S12, mitochondrial-like — protein: MSSLWSLRPVLTSLLQASQHASAWTGPVLSRTMATLNQMHRKGKPKPPPKTVGATFGRPQLKAVILKTMIRKPKKPNSANRKCAQVRLSNGKEAVVFIPGEGHNLQEHNVVLVQGGRTQDLPGVKLTVVRGKYDCAHVVKKKQ
- the LOC121905984 gene encoding zinc finger protein 91-like isoform X1 produces the protein MNPPDRPPRSSSFLCRPGPSLRTVTPASELASISYHLIQLKSKLSSSPGGFSYEGIVCFLGRFVSRWCASPTQKTTSSEATGPPSGGGEHEEMNGVKVEADQRGEDGQQLPAEGEATVSDTESPSTPEEPGLKHNSRQSKRCHRCSVCGREFSHPCRLAEHMITHSGDKPHSCSVCGKRFTKKINMVVHQRVHTGEKPYSCADCGVSYAQLACLQRHRLRHAAEKPHHCSVCGRGFIQRRYLVQHERTHTGERPFTCQLCPKRFASKKGLTDHQKTHTEENLHSCAICKKVFSTPSSFRDHVRLHTGQKPHPCSLCCKSFNRPGLLRKHLQKHAEEKTAVKTEAAASKEETPHRCFLCQKDFSTAEKLRQHEQLHQRALQFVCDICGRGFTRASNLREHVRSHTGERPFQCDVCKKRFSLQRVLRKHQEIHSREARNTDNSSLPPPGADDQKPDEQLAADGSVAVVSVGGDGLNGLQQELKVEDEEEAVRSLTDGSTKKLHSCSVCGKSYPRPSRLKEHFKIHATEKLHRCSVCGKAFTTTTNLRAHEKIHMADKPHPCRICPKSFLRPSLLRKHMRIHIRDGLIADPADGLDKEFWLNMNTEEEEEEEGGIRIKEEEGLDEQDPDDLSTAAESFMVKSEEGLVMKDKEEADVSGLINSDGEEEDWRPALIEQDGRSVIQADSGGDGKRKHCCPVCGRDCFKASALQKHLRIHSGERPFQCPTCRKSFTQHVHMTEHQRIHTGEKPYTCPDCSKSFTFSSALRRHQRLHTDARPYQCAVCQKTFKQQSSLKSHQLTHSGVRYQCPLCSKSFSRALELTYHVDVHSDTRPYFCNICKKNLSGARIFRNHMKKHQTPNSPLWLPPLPGAGPQEAETISEG
- the LOC121905984 gene encoding zinc finger protein 436-like isoform X2, encoding MNGVKVEADQRGEDGQQLPAEGEATVSDTESPSTPEEPGLKHNSRQSKRCHRCSVCGREFSHPCRLAEHMITHSGDKPHSCSVCGKRFTKKINMVVHQRVHTGEKPYSCADCGVSYAQLACLQRHRLRHAAEKPHHCSVCGRGFIQRRYLVQHERTHTGERPFTCQLCPKRFASKKGLTDHQKTHTEENLHSCAICKKVFSTPSSFRDHVRLHTGQKPHPCSLCCKSFNRPGLLRKHLQKHAEEKTAVKTEAAASKEETPHRCFLCQKDFSTAEKLRQHEQLHQRALQFVCDICGRGFTRASNLREHVRSHTGERPFQCDVCKKRFSLQRVLRKHQEIHSREARNTDNSSLPPPGADDQKPDEQLAADGSVAVVSVGGDGLNGLQQELKVEDEEEAVRSLTDGSTKKLHSCSVCGKSYPRPSRLKEHFKIHATEKLHRCSVCGKAFTTTTNLRAHEKIHMADKPHPCRICPKSFLRPSLLRKHMRIHIRDGLIADPADGLDKEFWLNMNTEEEEEEEGGIRIKEEEGLDEQDPDDLSTAAESFMVKSEEGLVMKDKEEADVSGLINSDGEEEDWRPALIEQDGRSVIQADSGGDGKRKHCCPVCGRDCFKASALQKHLRIHSGERPFQCPTCRKSFTQHVHMTEHQRIHTGEKPYTCPDCSKSFTFSSALRRHQRLHTDARPYQCAVCQKTFKQQSSLKSHQLTHSGVRYQCPLCSKSFSRALELTYHVDVHSDTRPYFCNICKKNLSGARIFRNHMKKHQTPNSPLWLPPLPGAGPQEAETISEG